One window of Dechloromonas sp. ZY10 genomic DNA carries:
- the flgK gene encoding flagellar hook-associated protein FlgK encodes MGTGIYGIGISALTTAQMALVTTDHNIANAHTPGYSRQRTIQSTNVSLYSGAGSFGQGVHVDTVQRQYDQYLTDQVNGAQARVGEVEGYYNQIKQIDNLLADPTAGLSPALQDFFSGVQAVVANPALLSSRQSMISGAESMVTRFKTIESRLSELAAEVNGKIRDSVDLINSYTSQIGDLNQRIALAEGAYGQPPNDLMDKRDALVADLNKYIKVSVTIDTTGTYSLFVGSGQQLVLGSQVMKMSSIPSSADSEKIAVGLSTPGGGTLEMPDSLITGGQLGGLLKFRTEALDRATNELGRVAATMALTFNAQHALGQDLLGRANGDAGFNGNFFQMTDMQPGVKPYSVNNNAGAPVLTATFVNPPPFGPQRADGNYYTTLKTSDYNLTALAAPAGQYLLVRLSDNTQWTDTLANLSAMTQTNEGFSLNLAGADAVGNSYLIQPTRNAARNIAVNSMISADPRNIAAALPFRTAATSTNSGAAKISAGTGVPGFDTVSNTTGFNTAWLPPGGLTLTYSSTAPASISFTGVAAGQTIYYKDPNAVPANELSLVAPAVPPVSIPYSPGMIISVAGMSFSISGQPNNGDSFTVTRNTSATTDGRNGLSLGKLQTQNTTSGDPTQNKGSATMQTAYAEMVSANGTKTRELKTTFDAQSAVLAQSQKNRDATSGVNLDEEAANMIRFQQSYQAAAKIIEVGKSLFDTLLNIR; translated from the coding sequence ATGGGCACAGGGATTTACGGTATTGGTATCAGCGCACTGACGACTGCGCAAATGGCCTTGGTCACGACCGACCATAATATTGCCAACGCCCATACGCCTGGCTATTCAAGGCAGCGGACGATTCAGTCCACCAATGTTTCTCTGTATTCGGGTGCCGGTAGCTTTGGTCAGGGCGTGCATGTTGACACGGTCCAGCGCCAGTATGACCAGTACCTTACCGATCAGGTCAATGGTGCTCAGGCGCGTGTTGGCGAGGTAGAGGGTTATTACAACCAGATCAAGCAGATCGACAATCTGCTGGCTGACCCGACTGCGGGCTTGAGCCCGGCTCTGCAGGATTTCTTTTCCGGGGTTCAGGCCGTGGTGGCCAATCCGGCGCTGTTGTCCTCGCGGCAGTCAATGATTTCCGGGGCCGAGTCGATGGTGACCCGCTTCAAAACCATCGAGTCCAGACTATCCGAACTGGCAGCCGAGGTGAACGGGAAAATTCGCGATTCGGTCGACCTGATCAATTCCTATACCAGTCAGATTGGCGACCTGAATCAGCGGATCGCACTGGCCGAGGGCGCTTATGGGCAGCCCCCGAATGATTTGATGGATAAGCGCGATGCTCTGGTTGCGGACCTGAACAAGTACATCAAGGTTTCGGTCACCATCGACACTACCGGTACGTACTCGCTTTTCGTGGGTTCCGGGCAGCAACTGGTTCTGGGTAGCCAGGTGATGAAGATGAGCTCAATCCCTTCTTCAGCTGACTCGGAAAAAATTGCCGTCGGGCTGTCCACTCCCGGAGGGGGGACGCTTGAAATGCCGGACAGCTTGATTACAGGTGGGCAGTTGGGCGGTTTGCTGAAGTTCAGAACCGAAGCGCTGGATCGTGCTACCAATGAGTTGGGGCGAGTTGCTGCAACGATGGCGCTGACCTTCAATGCTCAGCATGCGCTGGGTCAGGATTTGCTAGGTCGGGCTAATGGCGATGCCGGGTTCAACGGCAATTTTTTCCAGATGACCGACATGCAGCCGGGTGTAAAACCCTATTCGGTCAATAACAATGCTGGTGCTCCGGTTCTGACTGCAACTTTTGTCAATCCTCCGCCTTTCGGCCCGCAGCGAGCAGACGGGAATTACTACACCACGCTGAAAACCAGTGATTACAATCTGACGGCACTGGCTGCTCCTGCTGGCCAATACCTGTTGGTTCGTCTGAGTGACAATACCCAATGGACGGATACATTGGCCAATCTCTCGGCCATGACGCAAACGAATGAAGGGTTTTCGTTGAATCTTGCAGGGGCGGATGCGGTCGGGAACAGTTATCTGATTCAGCCGACGCGTAATGCAGCTCGTAACATTGCCGTCAATTCAATGATCTCGGCCGACCCAAGGAATATTGCTGCTGCCCTTCCTTTCCGTACGGCGGCGACCAGTACCAACTCCGGTGCAGCCAAGATTTCTGCCGGGACCGGCGTGCCTGGGTTCGACACGGTGAGTAATACCACCGGCTTTAATACGGCCTGGTTACCTCCGGGGGGGCTGACCTTGACTTATAGTTCCACTGCGCCGGCCAGTATTTCGTTCACTGGTGTTGCTGCTGGGCAGACCATCTATTACAAGGACCCGAATGCCGTTCCGGCAAACGAGCTTTCGCTGGTGGCGCCGGCGGTCCCGCCGGTCAGCATCCCATATTCGCCGGGAATGATCATTTCGGTTGCCGGGATGAGCTTTTCGATTTCCGGGCAGCCTAATAACGGCGATAGCTTTACCGTGACACGCAACACCTCGGCGACGACTGATGGCCGGAACGGATTGTCGTTGGGCAAGTTGCAGACCCAGAATACGACTTCCGGTGATCCGACGCAGAATAAAGGCTCGGCAACGATGCAGACGGCGTATGCTGAGATGGTCTCGGCCAATGGAACCAAGACCCGCGAGTTGAAGACTACCTTCGATGCGCAGTCAGCAGTTCTCGCTCAGTCCCAGAAAAACCGTGATGCTACTTCCGGGGTGAACCTTGATGAAGAAGCCGCTAACATGATTCGTTTCCAGCAATCCTATCAGGCTGCTGCCAAGATCATCGAGGTCGGGAAAAGCCTGTTTGATACGCTGCTCAACATTCGCTGA